From a region of the Vairimorpha necatrix chromosome 4, complete sequence genome:
- a CDS encoding cation-transporting ATPase, whose translation MRNKDSFIDIEGRKKTLLSSFYNFLCIISLGFLYMICKYNPKIKIFLTTKKSNLNEAEIIIITNKFKNLEIQKIIKYKTELNNKNRFVKDNIVRILDTKYSRFIYDYISDKFVVCLSNKQTDNFENIYSKKLKLSINEEFLDLQEKEIFYGKNISNLQLPSYFQILLTNTYSISNLIDILCIILWFNIEYKTYGSVIGLFRTYSYFLENYLDFKHKQEMEKSQKFSKIKVFRNGKFQEINSLNLFPGDLVIIRPSEELCADIKILKGDCITDESFLTGESVPICKSASQGSILYSGTSVLRSVGDFKGLENTKINSLYRVKNLTNNQNKKINDLNKKINDLNKENDLNKDNHNKKINDKYYKENLNKRKINSMNKTKDEFINKTKNNKDEENRFKDEEDCMNKTKDECINKINNKDEFINKINIKDEENRFKDEEDYAVGVVVGTGFNTARGRIMKDIINPKPVYIPFLSEAMSYIFYTIILAISFTIFYCFYFHFILNWSPFSNFIYSLDLLFTLASPALYASLKVGTQVANRKLSNYKIKCNNTDRIFLSGNINMAIFDKTGTLTSEGLEFLYFDDLNMKTSSIRNISRMSRMGFSSCHSVYELDGKYCGDNLDIQMFILSESRLVMKNEKECMREIIMGRYENITGPFLKEKDKNHDKLFYTIKEDMKFNREEINLHGENELNLHGDDKLNIYRDACKDVCKDACKDECRDGFNKDEFNDELNIFRDAFKFEDSNCVQILRTFDFSSEAKRMSVIVKNNTKKYIFTKGSPDKIKNLLKIIPENYDLKVKEHSLVGHRVISLAYKEIKEIGTQEECEKDLLFLGLVVFSNKLKPESKSVITELNQANINPLICTGDNILTAISVGRESGIIDNPTVIFPVLPEKCTSIYDVDWVCLSDEDLVFDKVRLLLYKNNYDTYCDDFVVACEGKEYEYFKNTNYFNFILEKGKIFARFNPAQKKSLVEDLRNKNKILFCGDGANDSGAIATADVGIALAHNEASLASSFCASNIKSVPLLIKECRNAYVSSISLFKYVSMTYLLAFFCLGFLVLRNLFLSDFQTLHIDIFIIVPMMLIIPNFNMNDKLYKSPPNISLFDYKEYIPFCVSLISQSLIIFYLSMYGPGSDEITEKSKAGTIVFFISACQSVFNGLYFSDAVPHRESIYQNRRIIKISGLFLIFNILLLILNWVDNEFINWVLSKYLFERIDNKEMGIIGLGILMSGIACFLVPKYTRKIIKNF comes from the coding sequence ATGAGAAATAAAGATTCATTTATAGACATAGAAGGAAGAAAGAAGACTCTTCTTTCTTCCTTCTACAACTTCTTATGTATAATCTCCTTGGGCTTCTTATACATGATCTGCAAATATAACccaaaaatcaaaatatttctaactactaaaaaatcaaatctAAATGAAGcagaaataataataattactaataaatttaaaaatttagaaatacaaaaaattataaaatataaaactgaacttaataataaaaatagatttgTAAAAGATAATATTGTAAGAATACTTGATACAAAATACTctagatttatttatgattaTATTTCTGATAAATTCGTAGTTTGTTTGTCTAACAAACAAACTGACAATTtcgaaaatatatattcaaaaaaattgaaactTAGCATAAATgaagaatttttagatCTCCAAGAAAAAGAGATTTTTTATGGTAAAAACATTAGTAATTTACAACTTCCTTCATATTTCCAAATATTACTTACTAATACTTACAGTATTAGTAATTTAATAGATATTCTTTGTATAATCTTATGGTTTAatattgaatataaaacttATGGTTCAGTAATAGGCTTATTTAGAAcatattcttattttttagaaaattatttagattttaagCATAAACAAGAAATGGAGAAATCTCAGaaatttagtaaaattaaagtttttagAAATGGGAAATTTCAggaaataaattctttgaATTTATTTCCTGGAGATTTGGTAATAATAAGACCTAGTGAAGAACTTTGTGCTGatataaagattttgaaAGGGGATTGTATAACAGATGAAAGTTTTTTGACTGGGGAAAGTGTGCCCATTTGTAAGAGTGCGAGTCAAGGGTCGATTTTGTATAGTGGGACATCAGTTTTAAGAAGTGTGGGGGATTTTAAAGGACTAGAAAATACGAAGATTAATTCACTTTACCGAGTGAAGAACCTAACgaataatcaaaataaaaagataaatgatcttaataaaaagataaatgaTCTTAATAAGGAAAATGATCTTAATAAAGATaatcataataaaaagataaatgataaatattataaggaaaatcttaataaaagaaaaataaacagCATGAATAAAACCAAAGATGaattcataaataaaaccaaaaataacaaagaTGAAGAAAATCGATTTAAAGATGAAGAAGACTGCATGAATAAAACCAAAGATGaatgcataaataaaataaataacaaagatgaattcataaataaaataaatattaaagatgAAGAAAATCGATTTAAAGATGAAGAAGACTACGCTGTTGGGGTCGTAGTAGGAACAGGATTTAATACTGCTAGAGGCAGAATAATGAAAGACATCATAAACCCAAAACCAGTCTACATTCCTTTTCTCTCAGAAGCCATGTCTTACATTTTCTACACTATAATCCTGGCAATATCTTTTACCATCTTCTACTGCTTCTACTTCCACTTCATTTTAAACTGGTCTCCCTTCTCAAACTTCATCTACAGCTTAGACTTACTCTTCACTCTGGCCAGTCCCGCTTTATACGCTTCTCTTAAAGTGGGCACACAAGTCGcaaatagaaaattatcaaattacaaaattaaGTGTAACAACACAGACAGAATATTTCTATCAGGAAATATTAATATGGcaatatttgataaaacAGGTACACTGACGAGTGAAGGACTAGAGtttctatattttgatgatttaaatatgaagaCATCTAgtataagaaatattagtAGAATGTCAAGGATGGGATTTAGTTCTTGTCATTCTGTTTATGAATTAGATGGGAAATATTGTGGAGATAATTTGGATATACAAATGTTTATATTGTCAGAGTCCAGATTAGTAATGAAGAATGAAAAAGAGTGTATGAGGGAGATAATAATGGGGagatatgaaaatataacagggccctttttaaaagagaaagataaaaatcatGACAAGTTATTTTATactataaaagaagatatgaaatttaatagagaagaaataaatctaCATGGGGAAAATGAACTAAATCTACATGGGGATGACAAATTAAACATATATAGAGATGCATGTAAAGATGTTTGTAAAGATGCATGTAAAGATGAATGTAGAGAtggatttaataaagatgAATTCAATGACGaattaaacatatttagagatgcatttaaatttgaagaCTCAAATTGCGTGCAAATTTTGAGAACATTCGACTTCTCTTCAGAGGCAAAAAGAATGAGCGTCATAGtgaaaaataatacaaaaaaatacatctTCACAAAGGGATCCCctgataaaataaaaaatctactAAAAATAATCCCAGAAAACTACGACTTGAAAGTCAAAGAACATTCCCTCGTAGGCCACAGGGTCATATCCTTGGCATACAAAGAAATCAAAGAAATAGGCACACAAGAAGAATGCGAAAAAGATTTACTTTTCTTAGGCCTGGTCGTCTTCTCAAATAAACTTAAACCTGAGTCAAAATCGGTCATCACTGAATTAAACCAGGCAAATATTAACCCCTTGATTTGTACAGGGGACAACATCCTGACTGCCATTTCTGTAGGAAGAGAAAGTGGAATTATAGACAATCCTACTGTCATCTTCCCTGTACTCCCAGAGAAATGTACATCTATTTATGACGTAGACTGGGTGTGTCTAAGTGACGAAGACCTTGTCTTCGATAAAGTCAGacttcttttatataaaaataattatgacACGTACTGCGATGACTTCGTCGTCGCATGTGAAGGGAAAGAATAtgaatatttcaaaaatacaaattatttcaattttatattggAAAAAGGCAAAATATTCGCCAGGTTTAATCCTGCGCAGAAGAAAAGTCTAGTGGAAGATTTaaggaataaaaataaaatcttgtTCTGTGGAGATGGGGCAAATGACAGTGGGGCTATCGCCACTGCAGACGTGGGCATTGCCTTGGCTCATAACGAGGCGAGTTTGGCGTCAAGTTTCTGCGCCTCAAATATCAAATCTGTCCCTTTACTAATCAAAGAATGTAGAAATGCGTATGTCTCGTCTATTTCACTTTTCAAATATGTCTCTATGACTTATTTACTCGCTTTCTTCTGCTTAGGCTTCTTAGTCCTCAGGAATTTATTCCTGAGTGACTTCCAGACTCTACACATAGACATCTTCATAATTGTCCCTATGATGCTCATCATaccaaattttaatatgaacgataaattatacaaatctCCTCCTAATATCTCTTTATTCgattataaagaatatattCCTTTTTGTGTAAGTCTAATATCCCAATCTCTAATAATATTCTATTTATCTATGTATGGCCCTGGGTCTGATGAGATAACTGAGAAATCTAAAGCGGGTACAATCGTGTTCTTTATAAGTGCATGTCAATCTGTGTTTAATGGACTGTATTTTAGTGACGCAGTACCACATAGAGAAAGTATATATCAAAATAGAcgaattataaaaatatcgggattatttttaatatttaatatcttattattaatactAAATTGGGTGGataatgaatttataaattggGTTTTgagtaaatatttatttgagCGTAttgataataaagaaatggGAATTATAGGATTGGGAATATTAATGAGTGGAATAGCATGTTTTTTGGTACCAAAATACactagaaaaataataaaaaatttttaa
- a CDS encoding putative SP-containing protein has protein sequence MRMYKNTNRLLFLLLLITNILTEKTFYLNLKEFKNGQQLIDEIFKQAKTINLKKNDTIKKFQVNKLKNSNMIGVTPIVSNLKGGDTKQEPGGEAAPKQAEQKKEEKKAEQAPKKEEQKQQKEQKKEEKEQKKAEQAPKKEEQKQQKEQKKEEKKAEKEKKKAEEAPKKEEQKKQKEQQREEKKAEKEVQKKQKEKEKEEKKAEKEKKKAEEAPKKEEEKKRKEKEKAEKEKEKEKEKAEKEKKKAEEAPKKEEEKKQKEKEDKKKETEKEKAEKEKKKAEEAPKKEEEKKQKEKEDKKKEKEKADKDKKIEEKDKKSVSQKSEGASTAAQSKTASQTQSASQSKTASQTQSASQSVPASASQSMSVSASQSIPISASQSMSASQSSMAQSSSLPLSSASMSSPLVSFVSSASMSTPLVSFVSSSSSKAPASSIAKSQSALSSAVGKEPSPGTKETDAKIESAVKIDSSTVENVLKECQECKKIDKVLCSKNEKGEYTDYSGKIKMKEENGVIKDSSGLFVGQDCSCKNEEIPEKGKLTDVGVYQDKSVDEETVKKQVDTLNKVCDKKESAVSGPQSAAGGPQSAGGQKSVGGGAGGPLSAAGGAGGPQSAGGAGGPQSAGGAGGPQSAGGAGGVGGAGGPQSAAGGAGGPQSAGGAGGVGGAGGPQSAAGGAGGPQSAGGAGGAGGPQSAGGAGGAGGPQSAGGAGGAGGPQSAAGGASDAGGAGGEAQSVSPTEPQAGGQNGPAPEPSQGLTEEAHPSQPTPEQKVSPTVQIPETCEEPSVQTLRVKVKNKCTPKINKHPSAIITKTVTATPQTVTETVTLTVYSTLTETLQLPPNTVTMPAEVIMSTVQLPPEVVVKTQDAQTVTVTEYKTVTVNAPSPKNDPVSTTVVLEGDDNEEDVECEQECSCEEEECENPCERIKCVVVEA, from the exons atGAGAATGTATAAAAACACCAACAGACTTTTATTCCTACTCCTATTAATTACAAACATTCTAACTGAAAAGACATTCTACCTAAacttaaaagaatttaaaaatggaCAACAACTTATAGACGAGATATTTAAACAAGCAAAGACAATAAacttaaagaaaaatgatACCATCAAGAAATTCCAAGTAAATAAACTGAAAAACTCTAACATGATAGGTGTAACACCTATAGTATCGAACTTGAAAGGTGGAGATACAAAACAAGAACCGGGTGGCGAAGCAGCACCGAAACAAGCTGAACAAaagaaagaagaaaagaaaGCTGAACAAGCACCTAAGAAAGAAGAACAGAAACAACAAAAAGAACAAaagaaagaagaaaaagaacAAAAGAAAGCTGAACAAGCACCTAAGAAAGAAGAACAGAAACAGCAGAAAGAACAAaagaaagaagaaaagaaagctgagaaagaaaagaagaaaGCTGAAGAAGCGCCTAAGAAAGAAGAAcagaaaaaacaaaaggAGCAACAAAGAGAAGAGAAGAAAGCTGAGAAAGaagtacaaaaaaaacagaaagagaaagaaaaagaagagAAAAAAGCTGAGaaagaaaagaagaaaGCGGAAGAAGCGCCTAAGAAAGAAGAAGAGAAGAAACggaaagaaaaagaaaaagcggagaaagaaaaagagaaggaaaaagaaaaagctGAGAAAGAGAAGAAGAAAGCTGAGGAAGCGCCTAAGAAAGAAGAAGAGAAGAAACAGAAAGAGAAAGAGGACAAAAAGAAAGAGacagaaaaagaaaaagcGGAGAAAGAGAAGAAGAAAGCCGAGGAAGCGCCTAAGAAAGAAGAAGAGAAGAAACAGAAAGAGAAAGAAGACAAAAAGAAAGAGAAAGAAAAGGCggataaagataaaaagatagaagaaaaagataaaaaatctgTATCTCAAAAATCAGAGGGAGCGAGTACTGCGGCTCAATCAAAAACGGCTTCTCAGACACAATCAGCCTCACAATCAAAAACAGCTTCTCAGACCCAGTCTGCTTCCCAATCTGTACCAGCCTCTGCTTCTCAATCTATGTCGGTTTCTGCTTCTCAATCCATTCCAATTTCGGCTTCACAGTCTATGTCGGCTTCACAATCTTCTATGGCTCAAAGCTCTTCTTTACCTCTTTCGAGTGCATCTATGAGCAGTCCACTAGTTTCATTCGTATCCAGTGCATCAATGAGCACTCCATTAGTTTCATTCGTCTCAAGTTCATCTAGTAAAGCACCTGCTTCTTCTATTGCAAAAAGTCAATCTGCTTTATCATCAGCAGTAGGCAAAGAACCATCTCCAGGTACAAAAGAAACAGACGCGAAAATCGAGTCAGCAGTAAAGATTGATTCTTCAACAGTagaaaatgtattaaaagAATGCCAGGAATGCAAGAAGATTGACAAAGTGTTGTGTagtaaaaatgaaaaaggCGAGTACACTGATTATAGTGGTAAAATCAAGatgaaagaagaaaatgGAGTGATAAAGGATTCATCGGGCTTGTTTGTAGGACAAGATTGTTCATGTAAGAATGAAGAGATACCTGAGAAAGGCAAGCTTACAGATGTGGGAGTTTATCAAGATAAGAGTGTTGATGAAGAAACAGTGAAAAAACAAGTTGATACTTTGAATAAAGTCTGTGATAAGAAAGAATCAGCAGTAAGTGGGCCCCAAAGTGCAGCTGGAGGACCTCAGAGTGCAGGCGGACAAAAGAGCGTAGGTGGTGGCGCAGGTGGACCTCTAAGTGCAGCAGGCGGTGCAGGTGGACCCCAAAGTGCAGGCGGTGCAGGTGGACCCCAAAGTGCAGGCGGAGCTGGTGGCCCTCAAAGTGCAGGCGGCGCTGGCGGAGTTGGTGGCGCAGGTGGACCTCAAAGTGCAGCAGGCGGAGCTGGTGGCCCTCAAAGTGCAGGCGGCGCTGGCGGAGTTGGTGGCGCAGGTGGACCTCAAAGTGCAGCAG GCGGGGCTGGTGGCCCTCAAAGCGCTGGTGGAGCTGGCGGAGCTGGTGGACCTCAAAGTGCAGGCGGAGCTGGTGGCGCAGGTGGACCTCAAAGTGCAGGCGGAGCTGGTGGCGCAGGTGGACCTCAAAGTGCAGCAGGCGGCGCAAGTGATGCGGGTGGCGCTGGAGGTGAAGCCCAATCAGTCTCTCCTACTGAACCACAAGCAGGCGGTCAAAATGGCCCAGCTCCAGAACCTTCTCAAGGATTGACTGAAGAAGCGCATCCATCTCAGCCTACTCCTGAACAAAAAGTGAGTCCAACAGTACAAATCCCAGAAACATGTGAAGAACCTTCTGTCCAGACACTAAGAGTCAAagttaaaaacaaatgcACTCCGAAGATAAATAAACATCCCTCTGCCATAATTACCAAGACAGTCACAGCCACTCCTCAAACAGTAACAGAGACAGTTACTCTTACAGTTTACTCCACACTGACTGAGACTCTACAACTTCCTCCTAATACAGTCACTATGCCCGCAGAAGTTATCATGTCTACTGTCCAATTACCACCAGAAGTAGTTGTAAAGACTCAAGATGCTCAAACAGTCACAGTCACAGAATACAAAACTGTAACAGTCAATGCGCCTTCGCCTAAGAATGATCCAGTATCTACTACTGTTGTTTTAGAAGGAGATGATAATGAAGAAGATGTGGAATGTGAACAAGAATGTTCATGTGAAGAAGAAGAATGTGAAAATCCTTGTGAAAGAATTAAGTGTGTAGTTGTTGAAGCttag
- a CDS encoding protein FAM72A, with protein MKYNKSSFKYVYSLKCRSCCKYLSFKSMKSVLISNSKIKLFSTNYPTSNVRRSGSTYTTRSCTCLISNIICIKCLIVLGYNILVPCKLCLRNKNNGHLWMFDIKKVYYDIIIRGMRVIRWIKNIIEEYEDIEIKIR; from the coding sequence atgaaatataataagtctagttttaaatatgtttattcCTTAAAATGTAGATCTTGTTGTAAATATCTTTCTTTTAAGTCTATGAAATCTGTCTTGATTTCTAATAGTAAGATCAAGCTCTTCTCTACTAATTATCCCACTAGTAATGTAAGGAGATCTGGGTCTACTTATACTACCCGCTCTTGTACATGtcttatttctaatattatatGTATTAAGTGTCTTATAGTCCTCGGGTATAATATCTTAGTGCCTTGTAAGTTATGCCTTagaaataagaataatGGACATTTGTGGATGTTTGATATTAAGAAAGTGTATTATGACATAATAATACGGGGGATGAGAGTAATAAGATGGATAAAGAACATAATTGAGGAATATGAAGACATagaaataaagataagATAA